Proteins from a single region of Sphaerochaeta globosa str. Buddy:
- a CDS encoding ABC transporter ATP-binding protein — protein sequence MNQKPNAKVVLEVKDLKTYFKTDAGIVKAVDGVSFTLHEGETLGIVGESGSGKSVTNLSIMRLIPSPPGKIVGGEALFDGVDIFKVTEKEMRGIRGKKISMIFQDPMTSLNPFLRISTQMVETIRLHEKDVSKQDALKRSIDMLKLVGIPSAEKRIQNYPHQFSGGMRQRVMIAMALSCNAQVLVADEPTTALDVTIQAQILELIDKLSTKMGTAVILITHDLGVVAGMCDHVCVMYAGKIVEKAATDDLYARPSHPYTEGLIKSVPRMDTTKKGNRLFSIEGQPPNVIDLPPCCPFHPRCHKAMEVCRHAYPPVKDLGAGHEVACWLFADEAAKAQALKEANVEEQAT from the coding sequence GTGAACCAGAAACCCAATGCTAAGGTGGTCCTCGAAGTTAAGGACCTCAAGACATATTTCAAAACCGACGCCGGCATCGTTAAAGCTGTTGATGGCGTATCATTTACACTGCATGAAGGGGAAACCTTGGGCATCGTAGGAGAGAGCGGCAGCGGCAAGAGCGTCACCAACCTCTCAATCATGCGCCTTATCCCCTCCCCTCCGGGAAAAATTGTCGGTGGCGAAGCCCTCTTTGATGGTGTAGACATCTTCAAGGTTACCGAGAAAGAGATGCGAGGAATCCGAGGCAAGAAGATTTCCATGATCTTCCAGGATCCGATGACCAGTCTCAACCCGTTCCTTAGGATCTCCACGCAGATGGTTGAAACCATCCGCCTCCACGAGAAGGATGTTTCCAAGCAGGATGCACTGAAGCGTTCCATCGACATGCTCAAGTTGGTTGGCATCCCCTCAGCGGAGAAGCGGATTCAGAATTATCCCCACCAGTTCTCCGGCGGTATGCGCCAGCGTGTCATGATTGCCATGGCCCTTTCCTGCAACGCCCAGGTGTTGGTCGCCGACGAACCGACTACGGCTCTGGACGTAACCATCCAAGCCCAGATTCTCGAGTTGATCGACAAACTGAGTACCAAAATGGGTACTGCGGTTATTCTCATCACCCATGACCTTGGCGTAGTTGCCGGCATGTGTGACCATGTATGCGTTATGTATGCCGGAAAAATTGTGGAAAAGGCTGCCACCGACGACCTGTACGCAAGACCCTCCCACCCCTATACCGAAGGCCTTATCAAGAGCGTGCCCCGTATGGACACAACCAAGAAGGGCAACCGGCTCTTCTCCATTGAAGGGCAACCGCCAAATGTCATCGACCTTCCTCCTTGCTGTCCCTTCCATCCCCGCTGCCACAAGGCAATGGAGGTATGCCGACACGCATACCCTCCCGTAAAGGATTTGGGAGCAGGACATGAGGTTGCCTGTTGGCTGTTTGCCGATGAGGCAGCTAAAGCCCAGGCACTGAAAGAGGCAAACGTAGAGGAGCAGGCAACATGA
- a CDS encoding ATP-dependent helicase: MADIVSMLEALNEQQREAVLENERPLLVLAGAGSGKTRVITTKIAYAVEKLGIPAYKILAVTFTNKAASEMKERVGVMLDGNSQVEDCTIRTFHSFGAWLLRRFGSEIGLASNFTIYDDDDSLSLLASCFPNYKKRELDPVMRKISYAKDRALRPSDNLSSLKVDGTFKRMYEAYEKKLRNIGNVDFADLIGRSIELLQEKPEVLDWVHRRFSMILVDEYQDSNAAQFNLLKLLAGQGCFICVVGDDDQSIYRFRGAEVQNILSFPELYAGTRIIKLEQNYRSTKHILDVANSVIQHNKGRHAKKLWTAKTKGSKPNLIYIQDEQDEALRVSNILLSDKKFNESAVLYRTNAQSVAFETVFKRLSIPYKVVGALQFYDREEVKDSLALLFLLTNEKDEVNFKRMINKPARGIGPGALDSILSFASQTDGSIFAMLRLAIAQNVLSAKAKSGASQFLRMFEHAQAMLGEGELVDCANFLIRESGLLDYYQEVDSQNSTGKVGNLEALVNALSSYDSSLEGLLLFLEQLSLDPTTLGREDPRDKEGVTLITMHNTKGLEFDRVFVAGLEEELFPGRANESDDDIEEERRIFYVAVTRARNELYLLCARARKIWGRTSFQHPSRFLDEVDSSLVNVQGIRPGSFDTSSYQGLSSLGEKRREHQQSSTSSWGSSGGSLIQKGFGSNAKTFAMKTVHSEGETGVLFPVGQRVYSESYGEGEVVNVRMNGDREVIEVRFSGGRKATFISKFAQLEKIGSE, from the coding sequence ATGGCTGATATCGTCTCTATGCTTGAGGCTTTGAACGAGCAACAGCGCGAGGCTGTTTTGGAGAACGAAAGGCCTTTATTGGTCCTAGCCGGGGCCGGCAGTGGAAAAACAAGGGTTATTACCACAAAAATTGCCTATGCCGTTGAGAAGCTGGGCATTCCTGCGTATAAAATTCTTGCCGTGACATTTACCAACAAGGCCGCAAGTGAAATGAAAGAGCGGGTAGGCGTGATGCTGGACGGCAACAGTCAGGTTGAGGATTGTACCATCCGTACCTTCCACTCCTTTGGTGCATGGCTGCTCAGGCGATTTGGCTCAGAGATCGGACTTGCTTCCAATTTTACCATTTATGATGACGATGATTCATTGTCCCTGCTTGCTTCCTGCTTTCCAAACTATAAGAAACGTGAGCTCGACCCGGTCATGCGAAAGATTTCCTATGCGAAGGACCGCGCCCTGAGGCCGTCGGACAACCTCTCTTCGTTGAAAGTTGACGGCACCTTCAAACGGATGTATGAAGCGTATGAGAAAAAGCTCAGAAACATCGGCAATGTCGACTTTGCAGACCTTATCGGGCGGAGCATCGAACTGTTACAGGAAAAGCCGGAAGTTTTGGATTGGGTGCACCGTCGGTTCTCCATGATTCTCGTTGATGAGTACCAAGACTCAAACGCAGCGCAGTTCAACCTGCTCAAGCTTTTGGCCGGTCAGGGTTGTTTCATCTGTGTAGTAGGTGATGACGACCAGTCCATTTATCGTTTCCGTGGTGCCGAGGTGCAGAATATTCTCAGCTTCCCCGAGCTGTATGCGGGAACGAGAATCATCAAACTGGAACAGAACTATCGATCTACGAAGCATATCCTCGATGTTGCAAACTCGGTGATACAGCATAACAAGGGTCGCCATGCAAAAAAGCTTTGGACCGCCAAGACCAAAGGTTCAAAACCCAACCTTATATATATACAAGACGAGCAGGATGAAGCATTGAGAGTGAGCAACATCCTCCTTTCAGATAAGAAATTCAATGAGAGTGCGGTGCTTTACCGTACCAATGCACAGTCTGTGGCGTTCGAAACTGTCTTCAAGCGGCTTTCCATTCCCTACAAGGTAGTAGGAGCTTTACAGTTCTATGACCGTGAAGAGGTGAAGGATTCTCTTGCCTTGCTTTTCCTGCTTACCAACGAGAAGGACGAGGTGAATTTCAAGCGCATGATCAATAAGCCTGCCCGGGGGATTGGCCCGGGGGCCTTGGACAGCATCCTCTCCTTCGCTTCCCAGACCGACGGCAGCATCTTTGCCATGCTCAGGCTTGCCATTGCGCAGAACGTTCTGTCTGCCAAGGCAAAATCGGGAGCTTCCCAGTTTCTCAGGATGTTCGAGCATGCACAAGCCATGCTTGGGGAAGGTGAGTTGGTCGACTGCGCAAATTTTTTGATCCGCGAGTCGGGTCTTTTGGACTATTACCAAGAAGTTGACAGCCAGAACAGTACCGGCAAGGTGGGTAACCTTGAGGCACTGGTCAATGCGCTTTCTTCCTACGACTCCTCCTTGGAGGGGCTGTTGCTCTTTTTGGAGCAGCTTTCCCTGGACCCCACCACGTTGGGCAGGGAGGATCCCCGTGACAAGGAAGGTGTCACCTTGATCACCATGCATAATACCAAGGGTCTGGAGTTCGACCGGGTTTTTGTTGCAGGGCTGGAAGAAGAGCTCTTTCCTGGAAGGGCGAATGAGAGCGATGATGACATTGAGGAAGAGCGGCGCATATTTTATGTAGCGGTAACTCGGGCAAGGAATGAGTTGTATCTGCTTTGTGCCAGGGCGAGGAAAATCTGGGGGCGAACAAGTTTTCAGCATCCCAGTCGATTCCTCGATGAAGTGGATTCCTCCTTGGTCAATGTACAGGGGATACGGCCCGGCTCCTTTGACACCTCTTCCTATCAGGGGCTTTCAAGTCTGGGTGAGAAACGCAGGGAACACCAGCAGTCCAGTACTTCATCCTGGGGAAGCAGTGGCGGCTCCCTTATCCAGAAGGGTTTCGGCAGCAATGCAAAAACCTTTGCAATGAAAACAGTCCATTCTGAGGGAGAGACCGGAGTGCTGTTTCCTGTTGGTCAGCGGGTGTATAGTGAAAGTTATGGCGAGGGCGAAGTGGTGAATGTTCGGATGAATGGAGACCGTGAGGTCATCGAAGTCCGTTTCAGCGGTGGTCGAAAAGCCACGTTTATCAGCAAGTTCGCCCAACTTGAGAAAATTGGGAGTGAGTGA
- a CDS encoding regulatory protein RecX, producing the protein MAFARIEGEIPGQGYQVLVHEGFPFFITADVFRAQHLSVGQELTEEQCSELKAFQQKRNCYSQAMVYLARREHTALELTQKLVQKGYELQIIKPTLEQLAEENLLSEYRYALLTIEHRQKKSPEGRVLMAQRLAAKGVTREDAQRALDELYDEESIVEYVQKAYLQVVKKVGEDKVRYYLQKKGFSSYEIRLGLEGFEKSE; encoded by the coding sequence GTGGCATTTGCACGCATCGAAGGGGAAATCCCTGGACAAGGCTATCAAGTCCTTGTCCACGAGGGTTTCCCTTTTTTTATTACAGCCGATGTCTTTCGTGCCCAGCACCTCAGTGTGGGGCAGGAGCTTACCGAGGAGCAGTGCTCTGAGCTGAAGGCTTTTCAACAGAAGCGCAATTGCTACTCCCAAGCCATGGTCTACCTAGCCAGACGCGAGCATACAGCCCTTGAGCTGACGCAAAAACTGGTGCAGAAGGGGTATGAGCTGCAGATTATCAAACCTACCCTTGAGCAACTTGCCGAAGAAAATCTACTCAGCGAGTATCGGTATGCCCTCCTGACCATTGAGCACAGGCAGAAGAAAAGTCCTGAGGGAAGAGTCCTGATGGCCCAGCGTCTTGCAGCCAAAGGGGTTACCCGCGAGGATGCCCAGCGTGCTTTGGACGAGCTGTATGACGAAGAATCCATCGTAGAGTATGTACAGAAAGCCTACCTGCAGGTAGTGAAGAAAGTGGGTGAGGACAAGGTGCGGTATTACCTGCAAAAGAAAGGTTTTTCCTCCTATGAGATTCGCCTTGGTCTTGAGGGCTTTGAAAAGTCCGAGTAG
- the rplM gene encoding 50S ribosomal protein L13, which translates to MKTIFVKPLTVQKKWYLIDAEGKELGKVAVAAARILRGKNKPIYVPHQDMGDYVIIINAEKAALSGNKYQDKMYYRHSNYPGGLRSYSYAEMVKRNPVYPMERAIRGMLPRGPLGRKLYTNMKVYAGANHQQQAQQPITVEI; encoded by the coding sequence ATGAAGACTATTTTTGTGAAACCGCTGACAGTTCAGAAGAAATGGTATCTGATTGATGCAGAGGGAAAGGAGCTTGGCAAGGTAGCAGTTGCCGCTGCACGCATCCTTCGCGGGAAGAACAAGCCCATTTACGTTCCTCACCAGGACATGGGCGACTATGTGATTATCATCAATGCTGAGAAAGCTGCTCTTTCGGGCAACAAGTACCAGGACAAAATGTATTATCGCCATTCGAACTACCCAGGTGGACTTCGGTCATACAGCTATGCTGAAATGGTCAAGCGCAACCCTGTCTACCCGATGGAGCGTGCCATCAGAGGTATGCTTCCCCGTGGCCCGCTCGGTCGCAAGTTGTACACCAACATGAAAGTCTATGCAGGTGCAAATCACCAGCAGCAGGCTCAGCAACCCATCACGGTTGAAATCTAA
- a CDS encoding ABC transporter ATP-binding protein has product MSTSKKPLLEVKDLKQHFPITSGSILQKQVGAIRAVDGISFDVYPGETLGIVGESGCGKSTTVRSIAQLYKPTSGSVVFNGVDLVGADQKTMLKSRRDIQMIFQDPYASLDPRMTVRSIIAEPLVIYNNRNLLEKPLSSLDIERKVENLMERVGLNKAFKNRYPHEFSGGQRQRIGIARALALNPKIILADEPVSALDVSIQSQILNLLGDLQKEFGLTYIFIAHDLAVIQHISTRVAVMYLGKIVEISDAVRLYDNPLHPYTTALLSAAPIPDPKVERERKRIILTGDVPSPDKERNGCYFYDRCPKKMPWCSCHLPPMFDIEDKHQVACWLYDTEDHSKTSMEEAQADAQKASK; this is encoded by the coding sequence ATGAGCACATCAAAGAAACCCCTTTTGGAAGTCAAGGATCTGAAACAGCACTTCCCCATAACCAGCGGATCCATTTTACAGAAACAAGTCGGCGCCATCCGCGCCGTAGACGGCATCTCCTTTGATGTATATCCCGGGGAGACTCTGGGAATCGTCGGTGAGTCGGGTTGTGGCAAATCCACAACGGTACGTTCGATAGCACAGCTGTACAAACCTACCAGCGGCAGTGTTGTTTTCAACGGTGTCGATTTGGTTGGTGCCGATCAGAAAACCATGCTCAAATCCCGGCGGGACATTCAGATGATCTTCCAAGATCCGTATGCATCCTTGGACCCGCGCATGACTGTCCGTTCCATCATTGCCGAACCACTGGTTATCTACAACAACCGCAATCTTCTGGAAAAGCCGCTTTCTTCGTTGGATATCGAGCGGAAGGTTGAGAACCTGATGGAGCGCGTTGGTCTGAACAAGGCTTTCAAAAACCGCTATCCGCATGAATTCAGTGGCGGTCAGCGCCAGAGAATCGGCATTGCCCGAGCGTTGGCTCTCAATCCAAAAATCATTCTTGCAGATGAACCGGTCTCTGCTCTGGATGTTTCGATCCAGTCGCAGATTCTGAACCTGCTTGGTGATTTGCAGAAGGAGTTCGGCCTCACCTATATTTTCATCGCTCATGACCTTGCAGTCATCCAGCACATTTCCACCCGTGTGGCAGTCATGTACTTGGGAAAGATTGTTGAGATCAGCGATGCAGTCAGGTTGTACGACAATCCGCTGCACCCCTATACCACTGCCCTGCTCAGTGCTGCTCCGATTCCCGATCCAAAGGTAGAGCGTGAACGAAAGCGCATCATCCTCACCGGCGACGTTCCGTCCCCTGACAAGGAACGCAACGGTTGTTATTTCTACGATCGTTGTCCGAAGAAGATGCCTTGGTGTTCATGCCACCTGCCTCCGATGTTCGACATAGAGGACAAGCACCAAGTTGCTTGCTGGCTCTATGATACAGAGGACCACAGCAAGACCAGCATGGAAGAAGCCCAAGCTGATGCCCAAAAGGCAAGTAAGTAG
- a CDS encoding glutamate-1-semialdehyde aminotransferase: protein MRYTDFFQNYGRAILGHRNEQIQRSIKATVSRGLLSEYPSLFPGRLEKLLAMLFPDFPVIRVYSDQQKVLQVARRVSSDAIFDPAVSPEHESRTVSYWRPFLGFGGADSVMLLPILPFPGSFVPQVVCLKEEACTADIPPSDCVSPLLLDLLIKTTASLIRILSVEETVAKRMNNPLQGVFETRGPYGLTGLCAQRYEEFALEALALKVVLPPSADVPFIIPGEYSNGDIRSFVQLSRQYAGAVT, encoded by the coding sequence GTGCGATACACTGATTTTTTTCAGAATTATGGCAGAGCCATTTTGGGGCATCGAAACGAACAGATCCAACGGTCCATCAAGGCCACGGTCAGTCGTGGGTTGCTTAGCGAATATCCTTCGCTTTTCCCAGGAAGGCTCGAAAAGCTGCTGGCAATGCTGTTTCCAGATTTTCCGGTGATCAGGGTGTACTCTGATCAGCAGAAAGTCCTCCAGGTGGCACGACGGGTTTCGAGTGATGCAATCTTCGACCCGGCAGTCTCACCTGAGCATGAAAGCCGTACAGTGTCCTATTGGCGACCGTTCCTAGGTTTTGGCGGGGCAGATTCCGTGATGCTCCTCCCTATCCTACCTTTCCCAGGGAGTTTCGTACCTCAGGTCGTTTGCCTCAAGGAAGAAGCCTGTACAGCTGACATACCGCCTTCAGATTGCGTATCACCGTTGTTGCTTGATTTGCTCATCAAAACTACAGCGTCATTGATTCGCATTCTTTCCGTGGAGGAGACAGTTGCAAAGCGAATGAACAATCCTTTACAGGGAGTGTTCGAGACCAGAGGTCCGTACGGATTAACCGGCCTTTGTGCTCAGCGCTACGAGGAGTTTGCTTTGGAGGCTTTGGCCCTCAAGGTAGTACTGCCTCCTTCTGCTGATGTTCCGTTCATTATTCCAGGCGAGTATTCAAATGGTGATATTCGGAGTTTTGTGCAGTTGTCGCGTCAGTATGCTGGTGCTGTAACATAG
- the rpsI gene encoding 30S ribosomal protein S9, with protein sequence MAKKEVKKVVDLGHGVGRRKTAIARVYLREGEGKIIVNGRDVDSYFGNPMLVFIVKQPLEITETTGKYDILINCIGGGPSGQAGACRHGIARALCAHDEAFRPALHTAGFMTRDSRMVERKKYGQPGARRKFQFSKR encoded by the coding sequence ATGGCAAAGAAAGAAGTGAAAAAAGTTGTAGATCTTGGTCATGGTGTTGGCCGCCGCAAGACCGCCATCGCTCGTGTATACCTGCGTGAAGGCGAGGGCAAGATCATTGTGAACGGTAGAGATGTTGACTCCTACTTCGGAAACCCGATGTTGGTGTTCATCGTCAAGCAGCCGCTTGAGATCACTGAAACTACTGGCAAGTATGATATCCTTATCAATTGTATCGGTGGTGGTCCCTCTGGACAGGCTGGTGCATGCCGTCATGGTATCGCACGCGCTCTCTGTGCACACGACGAGGCTTTCAGACCCGCACTGCACACTGCTGGATTCATGACTCGTGACTCCCGCATGGTTGAACGCAAGAAGTACGGTCAGCCGGGTGCTCGCCGCAAGTTCCAGTTCTCCAAGCGCTAA
- the rimO gene encoding 30S ribosomal protein S12 methylthiotransferase RimO, whose amino-acid sequence MKKVYMENLGCSKNQVDAETLIKLLEDDQFTHTTEVAEADLIMVNTCGFIESAREQSIESFFSLHEANPQAKIILSGCMAQRYAKELQDELGEASAIFGNRDLSKIHEVVRQVFAGDRVIELPSYPDLANEVYERNELLSFPGSAYLKISEGCNHWCSYCAIPLIRGGLRSKLKETILIEARTLIERGIKEINLIAQDLAAYGTDGPDKSSKFMDLLEALVALDGDFSIRLLYIYPDAFPPTLAKFIAEHKKVLPYFDIPFQHADQKVLQSMGRTGTKESYLSLIESIRNTVPEAVIRSTILLGYPTEDDKAFAEVLDFLSKAKLDWVGSFTYSREEGTKAYSLRGEREHKKANKLAQGYQAQLQALQGPITNANLARFVGKEYEVLIEELVEGEDLAIGRMYGQAPEVDGLTVVLGRSLKPGQKVLCGIRAVNGLDLEAVPVGGALNG is encoded by the coding sequence ATGAAAAAAGTATATATGGAAAATCTTGGTTGTTCCAAAAACCAAGTCGATGCCGAGACGCTGATCAAGCTGCTTGAGGATGACCAGTTTACTCACACTACTGAGGTGGCGGAAGCCGATTTGATCATGGTCAACACCTGTGGTTTCATTGAGTCGGCAAGAGAGCAGTCAATCGAATCCTTTTTCTCGCTGCATGAGGCAAACCCCCAGGCAAAAATCATTCTCAGCGGATGCATGGCCCAACGGTATGCCAAGGAACTACAGGATGAATTAGGAGAAGCTTCAGCCATTTTCGGCAACCGCGACCTTTCCAAAATCCATGAGGTGGTCCGACAGGTTTTTGCAGGGGACAGGGTGATAGAGCTGCCGTCCTATCCTGATCTGGCGAATGAGGTATATGAGCGCAATGAATTGCTGTCCTTCCCCGGCAGTGCGTACTTGAAAATCAGTGAAGGATGCAACCATTGGTGTTCCTACTGTGCCATTCCCCTCATCCGCGGTGGCCTGCGAAGCAAGCTGAAAGAAACAATCCTTATTGAGGCAAGAACGCTCATCGAGCGGGGAATCAAGGAAATCAATCTCATCGCCCAGGATCTTGCAGCCTACGGTACCGACGGACCGGACAAGTCAAGCAAGTTTATGGACCTCTTGGAGGCTTTGGTCGCATTGGATGGCGATTTTTCCATCCGACTGCTCTATATCTATCCCGATGCGTTCCCCCCAACGCTCGCCAAGTTCATTGCAGAGCATAAGAAGGTGTTGCCCTATTTCGATATTCCTTTCCAGCATGCCGACCAAAAAGTGCTCCAAAGCATGGGTCGGACCGGTACAAAAGAGAGTTACCTTTCGCTCATAGAATCGATTCGCAATACCGTACCTGAAGCGGTTATCCGTTCGACGATACTATTGGGGTATCCGACAGAGGATGACAAGGCTTTTGCCGAGGTACTGGATTTCCTGTCCAAGGCGAAACTCGATTGGGTTGGTTCCTTCACCTATAGCAGGGAGGAGGGGACCAAGGCTTACTCGCTTCGCGGCGAGCGTGAGCACAAGAAGGCAAACAAGTTGGCCCAAGGGTATCAGGCGCAATTACAAGCCTTGCAGGGTCCGATCACCAATGCAAACCTTGCTCGGTTTGTGGGCAAGGAGTATGAGGTACTCATCGAGGAGCTGGTAGAAGGTGAAGATCTTGCCATCGGGCGTATGTATGGCCAGGCTCCTGAAGTTGATGGATTGACCGTTGTTCTGGGAAGATCACTTAAACCAGGACAGAAAGTGCTTTGCGGTATCAGAGCTGTCAATGGCCTGGATTTGGAAGCCGTCCCGGTAGGAGGAGCTCTTAATGGCTGA
- a CDS encoding phosphatase PAP2 family protein, protein MNRKQTTIALLLILCFFLSPLSALDFAYNEDLSTASDITLGLTLIAPGAIGFVAPPSDYLTVATSYAWTMVEAYTVRTVLKQVIHKPRPYVQDGVPLPDGVKSEKNYESFPSGHTLMAFSAAAYTQTMQILFYPDSKAMKAVSATTWALALGTAVLRVVSGCHYTSDVAAGAAIGSAIGFLGPYLTHRMQQKDANAPKVLTGSLVGVQVSF, encoded by the coding sequence ATGAACAGAAAACAGACAACAATTGCACTACTACTGATCCTGTGCTTCTTTTTGTCCCCCCTCTCAGCCCTCGATTTTGCCTACAATGAGGACCTCTCCACAGCCAGTGATATCACCTTGGGTTTAACCCTCATTGCCCCCGGAGCTATCGGATTTGTTGCGCCCCCTTCTGATTACCTGACTGTAGCAACCAGTTATGCGTGGACCATGGTAGAAGCCTATACCGTTCGTACCGTTTTAAAACAAGTAATTCACAAACCGAGGCCGTATGTCCAGGATGGGGTTCCCCTTCCTGATGGAGTGAAATCTGAAAAAAACTATGAATCGTTTCCCTCCGGGCATACCCTGATGGCCTTCAGTGCAGCGGCCTACACCCAGACCATGCAGATTCTTTTCTATCCCGACTCTAAAGCCATGAAGGCTGTCAGTGCTACAACGTGGGCTTTAGCCCTCGGTACTGCAGTGTTGCGTGTGGTAAGCGGATGCCACTATACATCGGATGTCGCAGCCGGTGCAGCAATAGGCTCAGCCATTGGGTTTCTAGGCCCGTATCTGACCCATCGGATGCAGCAAAAGGATGCTAATGCCCCCAAAGTGCTAACTGGCTCTTTGGTAGGGGTGCAGGTATCCTTCTAG
- the oppB gene encoding oligopeptide ABC transporter permease OppB codes for MTKYIVNRLLGMIPTLLIIITLSFFIVRIAPGGPFATERNLPEVVKRNIEAKYHLDESMVQQYGRYMFDILRGDLGPSFKYKDYDVNYYIANSLPKSIVLGSWAMLLALLFGISAGIIAAVKQNSWVDYLSMGIAVIGISVPLFVIAPVLQLIFAMKLKWLPTSGWYTTGEGWKTVILPAVSLSFAYFANIARLTRSSMLETLRSDYIRTAKAKGMKNTTIIFKHAMKGAMLPIVSYLGPAFAGIITGSIVVEQIFRVPGLGKFFVQSSFNRDYTLIVGVVIVYSVILIIMNFIVDIVYAQLDPRITYK; via the coding sequence ATGACGAAATATATCGTGAACCGCCTATTAGGAATGATTCCTACGCTACTGATCATCATCACGCTGAGTTTCTTCATTGTCCGCATCGCACCAGGAGGGCCGTTCGCCACAGAACGCAACCTTCCCGAGGTGGTAAAGCGAAACATTGAGGCCAAGTATCATCTGGATGAGTCCATGGTCCAACAGTATGGACGTTATATGTTTGACATACTCCGCGGCGATCTCGGCCCGTCCTTCAAATACAAGGACTACGATGTTAATTACTACATCGCCAACAGCCTTCCCAAATCAATTGTACTGGGCAGCTGGGCCATGTTGCTTGCACTCCTCTTTGGAATATCGGCTGGAATTATTGCTGCAGTAAAACAGAACTCTTGGGTTGATTACCTGAGTATGGGGATAGCCGTCATCGGTATCTCAGTACCCCTCTTTGTCATTGCACCAGTTTTGCAGCTCATTTTTGCGATGAAGCTCAAATGGCTGCCCACCAGTGGTTGGTACACCACCGGCGAAGGATGGAAAACCGTCATTCTTCCTGCAGTCTCCCTTTCGTTTGCCTATTTTGCAAACATTGCACGACTTACCCGCTCCTCCATGCTTGAGACGCTGAGAAGTGATTATATCCGTACAGCTAAAGCCAAGGGCATGAAGAACACAACCATAATCTTCAAACACGCCATGAAAGGGGCAATGCTCCCGATTGTCAGCTATCTCGGTCCCGCATTTGCAGGTATCATTACCGGTTCGATTGTGGTAGAGCAGATTTTCCGGGTTCCCGGCTTGGGCAAGTTCTTTGTCCAGAGCTCTTTCAACCGTGACTATACCCTGATTGTGGGTGTTGTCATCGTGTACTCGGTTATTCTTATTATCATGAACTTCATCGTAGACATCGTCTACGCTCAACTCGACCCGAGAATTACCTACAAATAA